TCGCACACAAACGGGAAATCGAAGTCGCACTTAGTGTCGTGGTAGCCGTAGGCCCCATTGATGTTGGCAAAGGCCACGCAATCTTCCTCGGGCGAAGCGTTATTCGGCTGTTTGGGTACCCAATTCTGGAAGGGAATCTCATCGCCAGTTTTGGACAGGCTAAAGTGCCGTCTGTCCCCAAACAGTTGATGCCAACCCACACCGAATGGCGGTAGCTGTCGCTAAAGGTCAGTCCGAGACTCTTCAGATGGGCCGTTGTCAGCGCCTGATCCTCTGCATCATCGAAGACCATAAGATCGGCTCCCAGTTTGCGACAGCTGCGATCCGCGACATGCCAATTGGCCTGCAAATGCAATCATTTCAGACATTACCCCAATGGGTTCATACTTTACCTACCGCCTCCAAGGACACGTAATAACATTTATTGCCCACCCGCGTAAAATCTTCGGGGCAGCTATCCGATCGTGCAAGGACGACGagcacagcagacagcaggacACTGGCAAAAAGCACTGGGACTGTCATGATGAACACTTTGAATGGTTTCGCCTCTCAAATTTGAACCCTTTTATACTTGCACAGCATTTGTTATCTCACATTATCAATTATTTTGTCTGCTTATCTGATAATTTCACATTCATAAACTAGCTTTGTGTAGTTGTAATTCACAGCCAGAAGTAAGCATTAATAGTCCATTATAGGCATCAATAAACATATCGATATGTGTACCCcagtttaaacaaaattctcaGAAATtcgcagagtgagagagggctCGAAACTGCTTTCATATCACACTCATTCAAGTATGTGTCAAATCGCGTATCTCTGTGGTGACTAGATCGGGGAAGGACGGGGAAACAGCTGGcatattttgtgtgatttAGAATGAGCATAAAGGAGGtgaattaaatgtattttattcaATACAAAAGTCTGAGTATTGTTTGCAATAGTTTCTGAGATTCTTCAAATTCCCCACCACCCATTACTACCCAAATATCTCCACCGTTCAGCTTCAATGAGCTCAAACTCTGACTCATAAACATACCGAATTACGCACAGTCGGTAAATATTTGCTCGATTCCAATATTGGACCTTAAATGCAGCCAAGGAGCTTGGGAAATATTATTACATTTGC
The sequence above is a segment of the Drosophila subobscura isolate 14011-0131.10 chromosome U, UCBerk_Dsub_1.0, whole genome shotgun sequence genome. Coding sequences within it:
- the LOC117901412 gene encoding LOW QUALITY PROTEIN: C-type lectin 37Db-like (The sequence of the model RefSeq protein was modified relative to this genomic sequence to represent the inferred CDS: inserted 1 base in 1 codon), which translates into the protein MTVPVLFASVLLSAVLVVLARSDSCPEDFTRVGNKCYYVSLEAANWHVADRSCRKLGADLMVFDDAEDQALTTAHLKSLGLTFSDSYRHSVWVGINCLGXRRHFSLSKTGDEIPFQNWVPKQPNNASPEEDCVAFANINGAYGYHDTKCDFDFPFVCERRLSCLCPRQELFKAEDF